In one window of Calditrichota bacterium DNA:
- a CDS encoding exo-alpha-sialidase, which produces MKYRYALILSIVLFLFSCQKKQSPIIRHIQIYASHDEYCAWPTVVRAGNGDILVAFSLNEEHLGPDGKIMLVRSTDNGKTWLKPEVLFDTPIDDRDVGLTVGKNGVVLATFWSTFWSCDKYRNLPPNSYPDEMIEKWCQFVNRPEYLAAKDLEGQSGLLSDDNGKSW; this is translated from the coding sequence ATGAAATATCGTTATGCTTTGATTCTATCAATTGTCTTATTTTTATTTTCCTGTCAGAAAAAACAATCACCGATCATTCGACACATTCAAATTTACGCTTCCCATGATGAATATTGCGCCTGGCCCACAGTTGTTCGTGCGGGCAATGGCGATATCCTCGTTGCATTTAGTTTGAACGAAGAACATCTGGGGCCTGACGGGAAAATCATGCTGGTGCGCTCGACCGACAACGGCAAAACGTGGTTAAAACCGGAAGTTTTATTTGACACACCTATTGACGATCGGGATGTGGGATTAACAGTGGGAAAAAATGGCGTGGTTCTGGCTACTTTCTGGTCAACTTTCTGGAGCTGCGACAAATATCGTAATCTGCCGCCCAATTCTTATCCCGATGAAATGATAGAAAAATGGTGCCAGTTTGTCAATCGTCCCGAGTATTTAGCTGCCAAAGATTTGGAAGGACAGTCGGGATTGCTCTCTGATGACAATGGGAAAAGTTGG